Within Apium graveolens cultivar Ventura unplaced genomic scaffold, ASM990537v1 ctg9241, whole genome shotgun sequence, the genomic segment TACATATAATCTTAGTGTAAACAAATTAGTCTAACTATCTTATTGTCTTATTTATTAAGAGGTTTTCTCAACTTTTTGGTTCTTCCCTTTCTACCTATTAAATAAGTTACTTGTTTATCGCACTCCTTGtacattaaaaaaataattttattataatataaattcGATCATCCAAACTCAAAAGTTACAATTTACAATGTTTAAACAAAACATATTACAAACCTGCTAATATCTTAACTTCTCCAATATACCATCCACACCTCTTTTCATTAACCTGTAGTTGGCGAATACATAGTAACCtgaaatttttaatttaaaaaaatggATCAACCTAAATAAGTCCAATAATTGTGGAGAGTGTAAAATAATATTGGGTACTAGTTTTGAAACAATAACAAAATTACAACTAAGTACATTACAAGCAAGTAAACACTTACTCTCCTAACAATCAACTATAGACTTGGGAAGCTCCATACTAAAAACGGACCTGACAACAAGTCCTCCGTGTCAATTTCttgtattttaattttcattCCATAAGTGCAAAATGTTTGTTTAAGTTTGCTAACTAATGGATATTCTTCTAGCTGTGTGTACAAAATTGAAAGACCAATATTTAGGTTTTCTATGTATAAGTTGCATAATGTAATGATGTTTTGATTAGTTTTACTAGTTTAATGGTACTCACAttggtaatttttttatttaacaaTGTTACTATTTAAGTTGTAGAAAGTCATTGTTTTTTGCTTTAAAACAGATGGAGAAGGGTAAAGCTGTCGTGAAAGAACAAATGGACATGCAAGTAAGCCTTTTCGTGCAAGTATGTAAATTTATATAATGATAATATGCCAGTACTCTTGTAAAGTTAACATCCTGCAATTGCTTTGAGAGTTTAAGTGTACCTAAAACTCGAACAGTACCGGAGCTGGTATGGGAGCTACAGACTCCATTAATATTTTTAGGCTTATCCAATGCCAATATTACTGACACTCAAGTTCAGAGCATTTCACAGTTTCTGCAGCATCGATTTTTATAAGCATTCTGAGTTCTGACATTGCATTGTCTAAAAAAAGATGTACATCTACATGCATATATAGTACTTTAGTAACAGAATTACAAAGCATAGATTCAGAAGTGCATTGCATTGTCGAACAAACAAAACATTCATCATGCACTATTCACGTTGCACATACTTGGGATTTGGCTTAGTTGCCCGTTGAGACAATCTAAGTTGCAATATTATAATTGCagataatatttataattataattttaatctAAGTTGCAATTGCAGGATGTTTCCACTTTAGATGGAAATTTATATAATGATAATATGCAGTACTCTTGTAAAGCATACATTTATAATTGACAATTATTTACTAACTTTATGCTTGAACTAATTACTAATCAATTTTGGCAATTATGGTATCACTCCAGGTTTTCAATTACAAATTTATGTTTCAATTATTAGTTATCTAAGTTACAGCAGCTATGATATCACTCAAGATTTTCTCTccttttctctctcttttctacCTATATATTAATTGATATGTATATCTCTTCCAATTACTTTTTTAGATAttaaaagaaaaacaaaacaaTGCTCTATCATATGAAGTTGTACTGTAACATTTTCATGCTTTTATATGTGGTAGGAGTGATTACCTACACTGTACTAAGATACCTATAGAGTTACAACCTTAAATAACTTAATATCTTTATTAGAGTTGAACATGTATTGTAATGTCAGGAGGGTGATATGTCGCGAGCCGCTCTTTCCACCAACATTGATCGTTCTCTCCTCGGATACCCAAAGGTTTGTTACCCTTAGGCCTTCATATGATTCCAAATTTTTATCTGAAGAAAAATGTAAGGGAATATCCAAATTAGTTCTGTCATTCTTTTTTATAATTAGTGTTACAAATTAGTTTGTAGGCCGAAAGAAATGACAATAGCAGAAGTGctatttttttgctaaattaagAGATGTATTAGAAAAGAGAATATACAAGGGAGATCTCCCATGCTCTATAACCAATTCTCGAGATAGAAAGCAAAACTATAAGCTGATTACATCAAAATAAGATGAGGCCTATTATATACTACTCTAGAGAACCAAGTTGAGCTGTTAAGCCTGGTTTAACATCAACTAGAATACAATCTATAGGCTTCATTGGGCCAAAAATTCCTTTGTCATGGGCTCGGCatgttaaaaataaataatatattttgacTATTAATATAATAGAATTGTGTGGAAGTCTCTGAAATAATCTTGATACATGTATTAGTATCTTGGTATATGTATTAGTATTTTTCTATGTTCAATGTATTGGTGTAGGTACATATAATCTCTGGATACATGTATCTTGGTCAGTGATGTCTATTGGAGTCTAAGAGTTATCTAGATCTTTCTATGGAGTCCTATATAAAGCCTTGTACCAAGTCATTTGTAATCAAGTAATTTTTCAAGTAATACATTTCTTCTCCTAAATTGTCTTGAGTGAGTTTGAGTGAGATCCTTTCTTCCAAcaaagtggtatcaagagccaaaAATTCTACTTCTACTTGTCTTCAAAGAATGCTTGTGTGGTGTAAAGAAGAAGAAGATCATGGAAAATGGAATGTCTCAATGGCAAATGCCAAAGTTCACCAAAGATAATTATGAGAATTGGTGCATTCGTATGAAGGCGATCATTGGAGCAAATGATGTGTGGGAAATTATGGAGAAAGGATTGGAGGTGCCCGAAAATGAAGCAAATTTGAATCAAGTTCAAAAAGATCAACTTCAAGCCCAAAGAAAGAATGATCAAAAGGCGATCATGATCATTCATCAATGTTTGGATGATTCAATGTTACAAAAAGTGACTTCCGCAATAACGTCAAAGAAAGTTTGGGATACTCTCAAATCTTCTTTTAGTGGCGATATTAAAGTAAAGAGAGTTCGGCTACAAACACTTCGTGGCGAGTTTGAGGCTTTGCGAATGAAGGAATCCGAATCAATCTCATATTATTTTTCAAGGGTCTTGACCGTTGTCAATCAAATGAAAAGCAATGGAGAAGAGGTAAGTGATGTTCGTGTTATTGAAAAAGTTCTTCGTTCACTTGACTCTAAATTTGATTACAAAGTTGTGGCAATTGAGGAGGCTAAAGATAACAAGCCCATGAAGAAAAAATGTTAAAGAAGGAGCCAATTGAACAAGCCTTACAATCAAAGTTATCTTTTAAAGATAATGATGGAAGGTATATGAGGAACCAAAGAGGTCTTGGACAAGGACGTGGAAGAGGATTTCTATATGGACAAAGAAGAGGTCGTGGCCAACAAAGGGAGGAAAGTCAAAAGTATGAAAGATTGTACGAGACAGAAATTCAAGAGGCCGTGGAAGAGGAAGAGTTACACCAAGGTATGGCAagtcaaatgttaaatgctataattatcAAAAATTTGGTCACTATGCTTCCGAGTGTCACACTTCAAAAAATCAAGTGGAGGAGAAAGCTATTTTGTTGAAGATAAAGGCAATGTTGATGAACCCACTTTATTTCTAGCGCATAAAGGAGAAGTAAATTGTGAAGATAATTTGTGGTATCTTGATAGCGGCGCAAGTTATCATATGTGTGGCAGTAAAAATTTGTTCGTGGATCTTGATGAGAAAGTGAATGGAAAAGTTACTTTTGAGACTCTTCGGGAGTGCCCATCAAAGGCAAAGGTAACATCTTAATTCGCTTGAAAAATGGAGATCATAATTTATTTCAAGTATTTATTATGTGCCTAGCATGAAAAATAATATCTTGAGTTTGGGGCAACTAATGGAGAAAGGCTATACCATCACCATGAAAGATGGATTTCTCAATTTGAGAGATTCTAATGATAATTTAATTGCAAAGGTGCATATGACGAAGAATCGTATGTTtattctcaaaattcaaaatgATGTTGCAAAATGTCTTAAGGCTTGTGTTGGAGATTCTTCTTGGCTTTGGCATCTTAGGTTTGGGAACTTGAACTTTGATGGACTAAATTCACTATCAAAGAAGCATATGGTGAATGGATTGCCTCACATCAACCATCCAAACCAAATTTGTGAAGGATGTCTTTCGGAAAACAATCAAGAAAGAGCTTTCCAAAGGAATCTATGTCAAGAGCAAAGGAGCCACTTGAACTCATTCACTCCGATGTATGTGGGCCTTTTAATCCTCCATCTTTTAGTAAGAATTGCTATTTCTTGTTATTCATTGATGATTTTAGCCGCAAGACATGGGTGTACTTTCTCAAAGAGAAGTCTCAAGTTTTTGAATGCTTCAAAAAGTTCAAAGCCCAAGTTGAAAAAGAGACCAAGTATCAAATAAAAGCCATTCGTTCGGATCGAGGAGGTGAATTCAATTCAAAGGAGTTCTTGCAATTTTGTGAAGCTCATGGTATTAGACGACCCGCAACGGTTCCAAGATCACCGCAACAAAATGGAGTCGCCGAAAGAAAAAATAGGAGCATTCTTAACATGGCTCGAAGCATGCTAAAGAGCAAGAATATGCCTAAGGAATTTTGGGCCGAAGCGGTAGATTGTGCCGTCTACTTGTCAAATAGATGTCCCACGAGAAGTGTTAAAGACATAACATCGCAACAAGCATGGAAAGGAAAGAGACCATCTATTGCTCACTTAAGAGTTTTTGGAAGCATAGCTTATGCACACGTCGATGATGAGCTAAGAACAAAGTTAGATTATAAGAGTGAAAAGTATGTGTTTGTTGGCTATGATGCAAGAGCAAAGGGGTAGAAACTTTACAACCCCATCAATGGAAAGATTGTTATTAGTCGAGATGTTGTATTTGACGAAGAGAGCTCATGGGATTAGAGCAACACATAAGAAGATTATAATTTCTTCCCATTTattgatgaagaaagtgaagaaaatATCACTCCTCCCACATCACCACGAGCAACAAGTAATGGACAAACTCCTTTATCTTTTTCAAGTGATGATGAGGAGACACCACCAAGACGTTATAGAAGTCTTGGAGAAATATACGATGAAACGGAAGAGGTTCCCGCTATTTCCAAATTAACACTTCTTTGTCTTCTAGCGGAAACCGAACCAACAAGCTTCAAAGAAGCCGTGCAAGATGAAAGGTGGAAGAAAGCAATGGACGACGAGATTGAGTCTATAAAGAAGAATGACACATGGGAGTTAGCAACACTTCCAAAAGGACAAAAAGCTATTGGTGTAAAGTGGATTTATAAGGTGAAGAAGAATGCCCAAGGTAAGGTGGAAAAATataaggcaagattggtggccaAAGGCTACAATCAAAGACATGGAGTTGATTATGACGAAGTTTTTTCCCCGGTTGCAAGAATGGAGACTATAAGGCTAATCATCTCATTAGCGGCTCAAAAAGGATGGAAAAttcatcaaatggatgtgaagtcCGCTTTCTTGAATGGTGTTCTTGAAGAAACCGTGTATGTGGAGCAACCATTGGGATACATCGTAAAAGGACAAGAAGGAAAAGTCTTAAAGTTAAAGAAGGCCTTGTACGGATTGAAACAAGCGCCGAGGGCTTGGAATAATAGACTTGACAAATACTTTCAAGCTCAAGGATTTTACAAGTGTCCTCATGAACATGCTCTATATGCCAAGGTTGCTAAAAATGGAGAATTTCTTCTTGCGTGCTTGTATGTGGATGATTTAATATTCACGGAAAATAGTCCAAGTATGTTTGAGAAATTTAAGCAAGACATGACAAGAGAATTTGAGATGACCGATATTGGGCTTATGTCATATTATCTTGGCATTGAAGTAAAGCAAATGGATGATGGAATACTAATATCACAAGGAAGCTATACAAGGGAGATTTTGAAGAAATTCAAGATGGAAAATTGTCAAGCCGTAAGCACCCCCATTGAATGTGGAAACGAAGTTGTCGAAATTTGAAGAATGTGAGAAGGTTGATCCTACATATTCAAAAGTCTTGTGGGAAGTTTGAGATATTTGACATGCACGAGGCCCAACATACTCAATAGTGTTGGACTTATTAGTTGCTATATGGAGGCTCCAACAACAACACACATGAAGGCGGCCAAGAGAATTCTTCGTTATCTCAAGGCACAATGGATTATGGATTGTTGTATCATTACTCAAATGAGTTCAAACTTGTTGGTTATTGTGATAGTGATTGAGCCGGTGACATTGATGATCGAAAGAGTACCACCGGATATGTATTCTTTATTGGTGACACATCTTTTCATGGAGTTCAAAGAAATAACCCATTGTTACCCTGTCCACTTGTGAGGCGGAGTATGTGGCGGCGTGTTCTTTTGTTTGTCAAGCTATATGGCTAAGGAGAGTTTTGGAAGAGCTCCACATGCCACAAAATGAGTCCACGGAAGTATTGGTTGATAACAAGTCGACAATAGCTTCGGCCAAAAATCCGGTCTTTCATGAACGGTGCAAGCACATTGATACAAAATATCACTTTATTCGGGAATGTATCGAAATGCGTGAATTGGAGTTGAATTATGTGAAGTTCCAAGATCAAATTAGTAACATATTTACAAAGCCTCTCAAAAGTGACGCCTTCAACAAATTCCGAAGTCTACTTGGGATAGTCAAAATTAAGGAGGGgtgttaaaaataaataatatatttttgactattaaaataatagaattgtgtGGAAGTCTCTGGAATAATCTTGGTACATGTATTACTATCTTGGTACATGTATTAGTATTTTCTATGTTCAATGTATTGGTGTAGGTATATATAATCTCTACATACATGTATCTTGGTCAAGTGATGTCTATTGGAGTATAAGAGTTATCTAGATCTTTCTATGGAGTCCTATATAAAGCCTTGTACCAAGTCATTTGTAATCAAGTAATTTTTTTTTCAAGTAATACATTTCTTCTCCTAAATTGTCTTGAGTAGGTTTGAGTGAGATCCTTTCTTCCAACATTTCTTTCTTGCCATAGCTGGAAAAAAAAAACCTGGATGAAACCAAGAGCTACACTACTCTTGGCTCTGTCCTGAATATGCAGCATGTGGTTGAGAACTTCCAACCAGGTGTCGCCAACAATTGATAGATCTAACTTATACAACAAGTCAGGGGGAACAAAACGACTATAGTGGCAGAGCAGAAATAAGTGATTATCAGTCTCATTTACTGCATAAAACAATGATAATTTCATTACGTATCAAGATATGATAATCAAGCAGGAAGATATAATCATCAACTGCATCATGAAACTTCATTCACTTTATTTTACAACAATCAACTGAATCCAAATTTGACAACAACGAACCAAAGCCTCTACCAAAAAATCAAAAACCAACTTCACTAAAACCCAAAGTAACTAAAGAATATGCATCACAGCCTTTGTGCTGATATGGGCAGCTTGTAGTTGAAAAATTACGACCCCTTTATTTTTCTTATAATAAAGTTTCCATTTGTTTTATAGGCTCAACACTCTCTTCATGAAACTGTCTTTTATTATTGCTAAACTGATCTAATTGATTCTGCATAGCGAACAAGATCCAAAAGAGatgaaaagagagaaaagaaaaatcGCATCTCGTGAAtacagaaaaaagaaaaaaggtaTGCCTAATACATGTTCTACTGTATGTTTTTAACGTCTACTACTATAAGATTCATAACCATATTTTATACCAGAACCATGTCGAGGAACTTAAAGAACGTTGTCATTCTCTTAATCTTGAAAACAAGTCTCTTACAATAGAGAATCAGCAACTAAAAGAAAAGCTCAACAAAATTGAAACTGATTTGGCTCTCGTCAAGGTATTTCTTTAGTTTGTTTATCTTCCTTCAGGTCACTTGCTTACATATAATATTAGGCCGTCTGAGAAAACTAACCATTATTGTTGTAGGAGGTGTAGAATTTTAACTGATTattatatataagtatatatctGTATACTTCTCACTAGTAAAACACAAATCACACACCACAGATTTGCACACCAAaagatctacttttctttaaTCAATGATACAATATATATAGAAATGAACTAAGGTAGTGGTAGCTATAAATCAGGAAAACTAGTAATGGGCCTAACACTCCTACTAATCCCTTACCACTTATTATGAGTCCTACAATTTCTCCACTAACAGCATGACCAAGTCATCAACTCAACAAATCAAATAAGAAAACATTATTAATTTACTACAAATAAAAATAAGTTTAAGATAATTTTTCAACAATCTCCCCTGTAATCTTAAACTTACCTGAACAAAATTTATGAAGCACTtctcttcattttcttcattttatgatgcacttctcaccaccatctCTTCATTTTGTGATGTACTTCTCACCACTATCAAGTTTGATGCACTTCtcaacaaaataatttttttgttgaTGCACTTCTCATCAACGTCATTTTTGTTTGCTGAAGCACTTCTCTCCTGGTGCACATAATCACCCACACTTCTAAAACAAAATTTCTTTCATAACCACTTGTGCCATGTTATCTTTCTCATTATTTTCACTGCTAAATTTTCTCCTTAATTTTTTTATCATGCTTCTCTTTCTTCTGCCCATGCTTCTCTCGAGTAGACTTTTTTCTTGATACCTCATTAAATATAAATTGATAAATTTTTTGATGCCATTAAATATGATAAATAAATACTTaacatatgtatatataggtgtatatttTAAAATATCTCACAAAGCCCTAGATCATGACGCTCGGATACTAAGTGTAGAATTTTAATGATTATTTATACATAAGTATATATCTGTATACTTCTCACTAGTAAAACACAAATCACACACACAGATTTGCACACCAAAAAATCTACTTTTCTTTAATCAATGATACAATATATATAGAAAGGAACTAAGGTACTGGTAGCTATAAATCAGGAAAACTAGTAATGGGCCTAACAACTCCTACTAATCCCCTGCCACTTATTATGAGTCCTACAATTTTTTCACTAACAGCATGACTAAGTCATCAACTGAACAAATCAAATAAGAAAACATTATTAATTTACTACAAATAAAATAAGTTTAAGATTATTTTTCAACAGGAGGACCATCATTACAATTCTAAAAATTTGAGATGAAAATGTTATTAACTTGTTACATGGTCTAGATCATGATGACTACAGATAATGTAAtgataactatatatatatatatagtatcaCATTTGATTTTGTAAATGAGAAGATGACCTTTTATTAGTTGTTGTGGCACAACTTTGCCCATCCACACAACTTCATCCGTCCATGAGACCATGATTATATAAAGTTTGATGCCTTAAATGATTAGTGTCAAATTAGGGTACACTTCTgcaatataaaattttatttctgCCCCAGCTAATATTATTACATAATTAAGATAAATTCATAGAACAAACATGCGTGTGCACGTTCTCCTGCTTGTCATACTGAATCTCACATGAATTACTAACAATGCATGGCAGGATAAGCAAATTCAGGCCATGAAGATTTTGACTAGTGGTTTGCGCAAGTTGGGGGACTAGTGCAGGATAAGCTAAATTTATTGTAGCTTTCAAGTGTTGCTTTATGTAATTGACCGTGTCTTACAATTAAATGTGTTTTAAGTTTTTGTtggatcattatgacatataccCAGAGTTTGGTCTGGTGAAATACTCTTAACTAGAGAATTAATTGATTAAGAGAATTATTATTAGTCATTCAAAATTTTCTGCATTAGTAGGAGGGTGATTGTCAGTCCACACTTCCATTGTTTAATATCTTTTTATATATGCTTTGTTCAGAACCAAGCTTAGGAAATGCAGAATTTCTATTTTGACAGTATTATTAGATGCTTTGTCAGCAATGTATTTAACTTTGATACTCTTCTAGTTGTGTCTCTGCAAATTGGTTATTCATACCGTTGATGATGAATGGCTACTTATGTTCAAAATTACTAATAATGACATTCAAGATAATGAGAGTAGGGACGAGAAAAATAAATTACATGAAAGGTTGTGATTCTTGTGGAGGTCAAGCATTTTTTCCAAAGAAAACTTTACTCAGTATGTGGCAACAAATCTTGACGCTTCTCTTGTCACTTCTTTCCAACCATGTTCCTGACACAAGAAGCTTATTTTgtaaaatagaagaaaataacggCATTGAGAATGActgttaagtcagattctgatgAAGATGACACTACAACTCTAAATTCAAAGCTAAATATTAATAAAGTTGCAGATAATGACGCAAGTAAGGAGGTCACTGCATCTGGACTTTTGTCAAAGAGGAAAAGGATATTGCTCAAGGTGCAAATGACTATACATTACTCTCCTACACAGTCTACTTTTATATAGAACATGAATCATCAGGAGCTATTCCTCTAAAGGAGGCCAATACAGATAAAGATGCTTCTATTCCTGATGTTGGTGGAATT encodes:
- the LOC141705700 gene encoding uncharacterized protein LOC141705700, translated to MENGMSQWQMPKFTKDNYENWCIRMKAIIGANDVWEIMEKGLEVPENEANLNQVQKDQLQAQRKNDQKAIMIIHQCLDDSMLQKVTSAITSKKVWDTLKSSFSGDIKVKRVRLQTLRGEFEALRMKESESISYYFSRVLTVVNQMKSNGEEVSDVRVIEKVLRSLDSKFDYKVVAIEEAKDNKPMKKKC